The genomic interval AAAGCATCTGCATTTCCATCCATAAAATCATGTCCACCTCCTCCATGAATATGAATGTCAATAAACCCAGGAGCAATATATTTTCCGGCGGTATCAATCTCAAGCGCATCAGGCACTTCAATGTTCCCCTCCTTCACTTCTCTGATTTTGCCCTCTGAAACAACTATCGTTCCATTTGCAATGATCCGGTAAGGCGTAATAATTTTTCCGTTAAATATTTTTAGGATTGAGTGCATAGTACTGGCTGGTTATAGGTTATTTTCAAAAGACCACCTTCTTACTTTGTGTCCGTAAAAGGCATAATACATCAGGTACAGATAACAAGGGAATAGTACCCAGTAAGCTGTCCGGACATTGTACAGATCGGCGAAATACCCATAGAAAAGCGGCATAATTGCATTTCCGCATAATCCCATAATCAGAATAGAGGCACCAAGTTTAGTAAAACGTCCCAGGCTATCTAATGCCAAAGGCCATATACCAGCCCAGACAAGGGAATTGGGTAAACCTAAGAGTACTACAAACCAGATGGAAATGTCAGTGGTATGACCTAAAAATGTAATTGAACCGCTGGCGAAAATAATAAGTAATGTAAATAAGCTTCCCAACAGCGCACAGATCCGGAATACATTCACCTGCCGGATGTATCTGGGAATAGTGATGATACCCAGAATATAGCCGCAAATGGTGACTAATAGTGTATAAGAGGGAAATACTTTGGCTTCCAGCAGATCAATTCCCATGGAGTTAGCATAGCCAATGACTGTATCAATGGCAATAACCTGGGTTCCTACGTGTAAAAAAATGGCAATGGCCCCTAGTATCAGGTGTGGAAACTCGAAAATGCTTTTCTTGCCAGCATTGTTAGCAGCCAGGCTTGAATCTTCCTGTTCGGTATTAATTTCGGGTAAGGGAGAATAAAAAACCATTAAACCCAATATAAATAACA from Rhodocytophaga rosea carries:
- a CDS encoding sugar MFS transporter, with product MTSQAAVVDVQSLSRRDTIISILIIGVLFFIFGFVSWVNAILIPYFKIACELTSFQSYLVAFAFYISYFIMSVPASYLLKAVGFKKGMMFGFWAMATGAFIFVPAAYTRTYEVFLLGLFTIGIGLAILQTAANPYITILGPKERAAQRISIMGICNKAAGILAPLLFAAVILRPTDTDLFKQLATMNDLERNAALDELIRRVIVPYATVGSVLFILGLMVFYSPLPEINTEQEDSSLAANNAGKKSIFEFPHLILGAIAIFLHVGTQVIAIDTVIGYANSMGIDLLEAKVFPSYTLLVTICGYILGIITIPRYIRQVNVFRICALLGSLFTLLIIFASGSITFLGHTTDISIWFVVLLGLPNSLVWAGIWPLALDSLGRFTKLGASILIMGLCGNAIMPLFYGYFADLYNVRTAYWVLFPCYLYLMYYAFYGHKVRRWSFENNL